In a single window of the Panthera leo isolate Ple1 chromosome A1, P.leo_Ple1_pat1.1, whole genome shotgun sequence genome:
- the LOC122202248 gene encoding uncharacterized protein LOC122202248 has protein sequence MCAASFLPTQPLAWPRCPWCLPAPCPHDRCSSGTTRAHAVRATLPLSPWARQGRRGLLHKHPLAFLLPAAALPVVVNGRQLDEMPSCVCKRVTNLPPSILSMWQFHALTLPRETALHSWSNATVPGAQLFSRRIRFSPGCAHWSSCPPPTVQLSLTLAQREARVTWSPIPACLFTKTMKTAFWKDLEAGASASRNALEAPGAALPRG, from the exons ATGTGTGCCGCGAGCTTCCTCCCCACGCAGCCGCTGGCCTGGCCTCGCTGTCCCTGGtgtctccctgctccctgcccacaCGATCGATG CTCGTCGGGCACGACGCGGGCACACGCGGTGCGAGCCACGCTCCCACTGTCACCCTGGGCCCGTCAAGGACGGCGGGGACTTCTGCACAAACACCCACTGGCCTTCCTTCTCCCGGCAGCAGCTTTACCAGTGGTTGTGAACGGGCGTCAACTCGATGAAATGCCTTCCTGCGTTTGCAAGAGGGTTACCAACTTGCCGCCCTCCATCCTCTCGATGTGGCAATTCCACGCCTTGACCTTGCCCCGCGAAACAGCCTTGCATTCTTGGAGTAACGCCACTGTCCCTGGCGCACAATTGTTCAGTCGCCGGATTCGGTTTAGCCCAG gctGTGCTCACTGGAGCAGTTGCCCACCCCCTACAGTGCAGCTGTCACTCACCCTGGCCCAGAGGGAGGCCAGAGTCACCTGGAGTCCCATCCCTGCCTGTTTGTTTACT AAGACCATGAAAACTGCTTTCTGGAAAGATCTCGAAGCAGGAGCGTCCGCTTCACGCAACGCCTTGGAAGCA CCCGGGGCGGCCCTCCCTCGGGGGTGA